The sequence TCATTTACATCACCCCAAGCGGGTATAAATAATGTCCGTGCAACCCAAATATCTTTTTTATTATTTGATTCATGAATCCAGAAAATGGATACATAGTATTTACTTGAATCCTCTACTATACAGACATCTGGTTCAAAGTCCATCCCTTCCATAGAGGAAATATTTAGAATTGTATCACCACTACCCTCAGAATAACTTAGTAAAGGGGCAGCATAAATTTCCGTATCGTTTATTAATGAATCTGAATTAAAAATTAAAAGAAATGGGGTAATCGCCCTTGCTGAACTTGTTGGAACGGGGTAATCAAAAATAAAAGGATTTTCATAATTGCAATATTTATTAGAGGTGATTGCAAAATCTGTAGAGTAAATATTGCCAAAAGCTATGTTCCATACAGAATCTTTTTTGGTTTGAAATAATATTAAGAAACCATTATGAAATTTTGGTTTTTTATTGTCCCCATCAGAATATATACTGGATTTTACCCAATCATCTGACTCGTATTTTTGTTGCCTGGCATAATAAATATCTCTTTTTCCTTCGATTTCTTTTTCATAGACAATTGCTGATTCATCCATATTATCATAAAAAGATTTATCCAAATCGGGATTCGAACAATTGCTAGAGTCTATAGTAAACATATCACTAATCGACGGATTTAATTCTTTTCCAACTAATTTCCCATTAATAGACCATACGATTCTAGAATTAGCCAAGGTCATTTGTTCATTATTGACTGATTCATCAGATATTAGAAAAGTTGAACCCAAGGAATCATTAGAAAAATATCTTAAATAAATCTGCCATCCATTTTTATCTGATACCTGCCAAGCAATTTTACCATGAACAATTTGAGCATTACTTTTCAATTGATAATCTGACGAGACTATAATATCCTTGGAGATTATAGGACTTATTTTTTTTACATAAACAGTATAAAGAGAATCAATTTCATTAATCCAGGTAATATAAATATCAGAATAAGTGTAACCACTTATACCGAAATCAAAATTATTACCCGTGTTGGTAATAAATGGAACCTTCTGAAACTCTTGGGTATAAATAGTACTTAGAGTAATGAATACTAATATAAGGATAGTTGTTTTCATTAAAATTTCTTAGAAATTTATTTTATCAAACTCATCTTTCCGGATATTTGATTTCCTCCAACGGTTAAGTTGTAGAAATATACTCCGCTGGTTACGTCTCTGCTATTATTGTCTGTACCATTCCATCGTGTCAGATAATTTCCAGCGGGAAGATTTTCATTCAGTAACTGTTTTACTAATTCACCGTTCAAATCAAAAATGTTTAGCTTTACATTCTGGCTGCTTAGCTTTGTTGGAATTGTAAATCTAATAATAGTTGTTGAGTTAAATGGATTAGGATAGTTCTGTGCAAGCAGCAATGTTTCCGGTAATGGTGTTGTGCTTCCATTTTTTTCAACTCCAGTTATTAATTGTAATCCATCACCTCTTGAACTGCCTGATTCATCTGCTAAATATAAATTTACCCACGAAGGACGCAGCGAGGTCTTTAAATATGTTTCTTCCCATTCCTGATCCGTTAACCGTAAAAAATTTGTTGATGTGTATTCATAATAACTTAAATGTGGTCCAACGAATGCAACAGTTTTATTATCCGGCATATCGATCAAGTACACACCAAGATTTATCGGACCAGTTCCCACATGAACAACTGCTCCAAGATCGTCACCAGAACAATCTGTTGGAACAGTGTGTATATCCGCAACAATAAAGTCCATCTTTAGTAAACCATCCCAACCTTCAGGATCATCATAAAAAAGCTTTGCATACCATCCACCAAACGGCGGAGCACCACTTTCGTGTACATTTGTATAAATCAATTTCTTCAGAAAGAAAATTTCACTTTCAAGTAAAGGAGTTGAAGAAATTTCTTTATGAGTTATCGATATAAGCGTATCAGTAATATTTTTAAGATCGCTAAAGTAGGCTATTATTTTGTCTTTTAAGTAAGAGGGTGAGAAATTTAAAACTTCAAATTTTTCTTTGGAAATTTGAGATAGCAATTTAAAACTTTCAAAAAATTCCGGGAATGGTTCAACAAACGCGTATGGATAAGAGCAAAAGCTACTGCCGGTATATGATTGTTTTGCATAAAGAAGATTATCGTGCCTCAGTTGAGTCCAAGATGCAAGCTGTGTATTTAACAGTTTCTGCCAGTATGCCGCTGTTTGCATGAATGCAGGAAGATTGTTCCTGGTTTCGGGAGGATTAAGCTGCTTGATAAGATTTAGCCACGAGTTATAAATTGTTCCGTTCCAGAAATCTGATCCGTAGGAATCAATTAAATACCGCAGTGCCGCCAGGTTTGATGAATAATGATAACCATCTAATTCCGGTTTAAGCAGTTGGGCAGCAGCATCATTTCCGAGCGCAAACATTGGATCGAGAGTGGAGGGGAATAACCGGCAAATCTTTTCACCATTATATTTGATTCTATCATATACAACGCTTCCGGTAACGTATGAATCAATTACAAATCTTTGCCCGAATAACAAAAATGCTGATGCCGGAATTATGCTATCAGGCGACATTGGATCGCTGTAAAGTATTTGAGACAGGATCAATTGATTGGCAAACGACTGAACTTTAAGTGTGTCTTCAAATTGCTGCAGCTTAAGTGAATTAAGAAGTTGCGCCGCACTGGTTATTTGAATAGCCTGTTTCAAGTATTGAACATTCGGCAGCGTTACATTATCCGGATGACCAATAAAGAACTCAAGAACATTTTCTATGTCATCATAAATTGAAGAAACATTTGACTGTTCGAAAAGTTCAGAAATTAAAACCGCATCAATTATTTGTCGTTGTATATCCTCAAAGGTTGGGGTGGGACAGGGAAATGGAAACGATCGCGATGCTGATAAATAAATTTCAATTCGTCCCAGCCACATCATTGTTCTAAAATATTTTGCAAGCTGTGGAAGATGTTCATCAACATAATGACCGCGTGGTTTGAACTGACTGAAATCAATCGTTCGGCATGAATTGGAAAAAATTGCATAGTCTGCAGGTTTTTCCTTTTCAATTAAACTCATGATCTCATTTATTACATTGTTATTACTTGAATAATACGGTGTAGCTGTACCAGTTAAAAGTTTTAATGGAACCGTCAAATACACATCTACATCTTTTAGCTTTTGTTCCATTGCAGGATTGTTAGAATATGTAGCTTCAAGTGACGGAAGTTGGCTATGCATTTGGGTAAGAAGGTTTTCAAGTTTAAGGATCAGAAATCCAAGTTCAACATCTTTCAAAATTCTATCATATGATCGATGAAATGCATGAAGAATTGCATCGGTTGAAACATATACTGGCAAATCTTTCTGGTATATATCAAAAAAGGCATCGCCAAATGTATTATGGGAAAGTCTTTCACTAACCATAAAACCATTTTTTTGAATCAATGATTTTTCCTGTTCGGTAAGGTTATACTTAATGCTGATCGAATCGAAGTAGGCAGCATCTTTCAGTTGAAGTTTTAGATCTCCTTTAAAAACACCGGCAGGATGAAGATTAAGCAGCATTTCTGAATTCATATTCTGGTGGCTTTCAAGAAATTGCTTATATGATTGAACATCAAAAGTTCCTGCTTGAGCATTTACCAAAACATTAAAGAAAGCAAACATTAAAGTGGAAACAATGTAACCCCGGAGTTTCATAACTGACCTCCTATTTTTATCTGGCTGTAATCTATAAAATAAGATTAGTTAAATCAAGAATATTATTAAATTACCTTACGCAAAGAATTGTAATTGTCATATTGAGCGGAGCGAAATATCTCAAAACAGTTTGAAATCGAGGTGTCGAGATTCTTCACTCCGTTCAGAATGACAATTTTGTGTAAGGTAA is a genomic window of Ignavibacteriales bacterium containing:
- a CDS encoding T9SS type A sorting domain-containing protein; this encodes MKTTILILVFITLSTIYTQEFQKVPFITNTGNNFDFGISGYTYSDIYITWINEIDSLYTVYVKKISPIISKDIIVSSDYQLKSNAQIVHGKIAWQVSDKNGWQIYLRYFSNDSLGSTFLISDESVNNEQMTLANSRIVWSINGKLVGKELNPSISDMFTIDSSNCSNPDLDKSFYDNMDESAIVYEKEIEGKRDIYYARQQKYESDDWVKSSIYSDGDNKKPKFHNGFLILFQTKKDSVWNIAFGNIYSTDFAITSNKYCNYENPFIFDYPVPTSSARAITPFLLIFNSDSLINDTEIYAAPLLSYSEGSGDTILNISSMEGMDFEPDVCIVEDSSKYYVSIFWIHESNNKKDIWVARTLFIPAWGDVNDKSLNKLPFILSQNFPNPFNPTTKIVFQIANFGFVSLKVYDILGNEVSTLVNEEKSAGNYEVEFSANVGGSNLSSGIYFCDLKAGGNRFVRKMSLIK
- a CDS encoding DUF3160 domain-containing protein, which codes for MKLRGYIVSTLMFAFFNVLVNAQAGTFDVQSYKQFLESHQNMNSEMLLNLHPAGVFKGDLKLQLKDAAYFDSISIKYNLTEQEKSLIQKNGFMVSERLSHNTFGDAFFDIYQKDLPVYVSTDAILHAFHRSYDRILKDVELGFLILKLENLLTQMHSQLPSLEATYSNNPAMEQKLKDVDVYLTVPLKLLTGTATPYYSSNNNVINEIMSLIEKEKPADYAIFSNSCRTIDFSQFKPRGHYVDEHLPQLAKYFRTMMWLGRIEIYLSASRSFPFPCPTPTFEDIQRQIIDAVLISELFEQSNVSSIYDDIENVLEFFIGHPDNVTLPNVQYLKQAIQITSAAQLLNSLKLQQFEDTLKVQSFANQLILSQILYSDPMSPDSIIPASAFLLFGQRFVIDSYVTGSVVYDRIKYNGEKICRLFPSTLDPMFALGNDAAAQLLKPELDGYHYSSNLAALRYLIDSYGSDFWNGTIYNSWLNLIKQLNPPETRNNLPAFMQTAAYWQKLLNTQLASWTQLRHDNLLYAKQSYTGSSFCSYPYAFVEPFPEFFESFKLLSQISKEKFEVLNFSPSYLKDKIIAYFSDLKNITDTLISITHKEISSTPLLESEIFFLKKLIYTNVHESGAPPFGGWYAKLFYDDPEGWDGLLKMDFIVADIHTVPTDCSGDDLGAVVHVGTGPINLGVYLIDMPDNKTVAFVGPHLSYYEYTSTNFLRLTDQEWEETYLKTSLRPSWVNLYLADESGSSRGDGLQLITGVEKNGSTTPLPETLLLAQNYPNPFNSTTIIRFTIPTKLSSQNVKLNIFDLNGELVKQLLNENLPAGNYLTRWNGTDNNSRDVTSGVYFYNLTVGGNQISGKMSLIK